DNA sequence from the Dunckerocampus dactyliophorus isolate RoL2022-P2 chromosome 4, RoL_Ddac_1.1, whole genome shotgun sequence genome:
ctctccgGCTCGACAAAGTTCCTCTTCGTAGGACGCAATCGTTCTTTCAAACAGCGCGAATATTTCGTCGGCTGCCGCCATGAGTCGCTCCCTCACCAACCCTTTcaacatttttgatgttttaacCGACTAGGATAAACACAAGCTTGAAGTGTTGCTAACTTTAGCCCTCTTTTCTACTTTTCTGTTCTAGTTTCCGCCTTTTTCTTCTTCGAATGAGGTTTTAGTGTGGCCACCACCACCGCGACGTTACAGTGCTGCCATCCTACGGCGGAATTGAAACCTGCTCGTTAAttcattgtcattattttatatgatctttatttataaatacatataaatatatatctcAGATATTATatctgttattgtttttcattaatttttatttagaattcatcttaaattatttattttatttttataacacaatttttcatattttatgtgattttgtcctttttttttctgttgttgcatATTATTAACTTGGCTTTGTTGCAAATCCGACGCCGCTACAGCGTCTAAAATAACTCAATATATTACTCTGATGTCTCATAAAGAATATGAGTCCTTATGCTCTGATTGTACTTGACAGGcggtgtacaaaaaaaaataataaaatatatatatatatatatatatatatatatatatatatatatatatatatatatatatactttttaaaatatactttttaagttatatttatttttgattatttttaaaattattttatacttttaagtcacttttattttgattaatTGTCTAATAATTGTCTTACACTttcattgaagtcattttttaattttttttacacatttattaaagctatttcgattttttttaaacactttttacAGAACgttaatttgatttattttataataaggttatgcttttatttaaggctttttcttttaatttttctgttttaataatttttattttgtatatattgtttaataatatatttttttaattttatcatAAATTATTCTCTActcttttaagtcatttttattttattcattttttaattactttatactttaaagtaattttttggtaatttgtaataattttgttatttttaataagtTTATACTTTGATTTAAgtaatctttatttttcttagTTTTGAACACTTTTACTAAAGCCattgttttgatatattttaattgtttttacactttattttattttgatttatattttaattattttatactTTCACTTCAGTCACTTTCGTTTTGATTAATATTTTacacttcatttttatttgtatttattttgtaataacttTTTACTctaattgaagtcatttttattattgttttttacaccttttagccattttagttttgatttaatttaaatcatttttgcacttttagtcatttattttatttttattttatacactttgaagttgttggggttttttaaatttatgcttaattcatgtatttatttaatttaatatttatttaagtcaaatcaatcatcttttgaaacatgcaTACACATAATTCCATGTCcgaagtgcattttagaggagtttattaaggcattttgtcaagaaaataactgcatacatacaaataatgcataaattaaacaaacaaactggaCAGGAAAACGTTTATTCTCCATTGTGTGTCCGCATGTGTACTGCCAAACTTTTCTTATAAGAGTAACTTTTACCACAAAGTGAACAATCAAAggatttttctcctgtgtgtgttctcatgtgtgatcgCAGTTCCGCCTTTTGAGAGAATCGTTCCCCACAGACCGAGCAACTGAAGCCATTGAGTCCGTCGTGTGCCAGCATGTGTGCTCTCATCCTCGTCTTGTAAGAAAAGCCTTTGCCGCAAACGGAACacctaaagggtttttctccagtgtgttttTCTTCGTGTGCAATCAGAGACACCTTCTGAGCAAACGTTTTACCACAAACCGAGCAACCAAaaggttttgtttcagtgtgagTTAACATGTGTGTCAgcatgtttgacttttgagtgcATCGTTTACCGCAAACTgggcaactaaaaggtttttcttcggtgtgcgttctcatgtgtgatcgCAGATGTGAATTTTGAGAGAATTGTTTGTCACAAACTGGACAgctaaaaggtttctctcccgtgtgtgtcctcatgtgtGATCGCAGTTCCACCATTTGAGAGAATCTTTCCCCACAGGCTGAGCAACCAAAATTATTCTCTCCATCGTGTGCCAGCATGTGTGCTCTCATCCTCGTCTTGTAAGAAAAGCCTTTGCCGCAAACTGAACacctaaagggtttttctccagtgtgtttttcttcatgTGCAATCAGAGACACCTTCTGAGCAAACGTTTTACCACAAACCGAGCAaccaaagggttttttttttgtgtgcgttaCCATGTGTGACAgcatgtttgacttttgagtgcatcgtttaccacaaaccgggcaactgaaaggtttttcttctgtgtgcgttctcatgtgtgacagCAGATGTGAATTTTGAGAGAATTTTTTGTCACAAACTGGACAGCTAAAgggtttctccccagtgtgcgttctcatgtgtagCGGAAAATAACTCTTGTCAGAAAAGCTTTTTGCACAAACTGGGCAGGTGAAACATGTTTTACCCGTCTCGTTTTTAGAGCACTCAGCATTCAGACCCTCACAGTCTGTATCACTGCTCAAAGGTTCTTGGGTGTCGCCCCCGTCTTCatcctcaggagagtgtgacgttgtgtcgtcgcTATCTGATAGCGGAGCTAAGAGGTCGTCTGCCTGTGGTTGGTtttcatggtcttcagtcttcatagagacaccagtcagtggcaacttggtgagCTCAACCTCCTCCGGGCCCAGATGacgctctccctcctgagtcgTCCAGgatttctcctcttcctctttgacGTGGGTGGGCTGGGgatcctcctgcttcaaagtggagctcccCTCCTGTGGCTGAGGGGGGCATTCTTCTTGATAACCAATCGGCCGCTGGGCGCCTACAGGACACAAACAAGCCAAACACACTTGTCAAATATGACGTAGGCCATCAAATACTACTTTGAAGCACCTCAAAGCTTGCAAAAATCAGAGTCGGCCTAAAACCCTGTGCgtcttttaactcattcaatatcaatgtaaattttttttgcgtgagcggccaaaaagaggtgatggcgcaagtgcacaataaaagaggtgacttttcaaggagttttaagccataaaaagggccacaaggtgtcacaagtgcatttgataagagctcggcatggatcgtTTGCATCTATTAACAGGCTCcacacagcaaggaggaagtgagagagcgcggaggagtgcagcgtgcagaaggttacgcattgtagggacactTTAAGgcatgcacatgcatgcacacatgcagtttaattccaaatgtgaaaattgtaaatagttcatgatgttatatatttgtaaataaattgttag
Encoded proteins:
- the LOC129179381 gene encoding gastrula zinc finger protein XlCGF57.1-like; the encoded protein is MLKELVKERLMAAAEEIFGLFERTLASYEEELSRTREDSWRRRQQQEAVSNTHVVRHVEGAQRPIGYQEECPPQPQEGSSTLKQEDPQPTHVKEEEEKSWTTQEGERHLGPEEVELTKLPLTGVSMKTEDHENQPQADDLLAPLSDSDDTTSHSPEDEDGGDTQEPLSSDTDCEGLNAECSKNETGKTCFTCPVCAKSFSDKSYFPLHMRTHTGEKPFSCPVCDKKFSQNSHLLSHMRTHTEEKPFSCPVCGKRCTQKSNMLSHMVTHTKKKPFGCSVCGKTFAQKVSLIAHEEKHTGEKPFRCSVCGKGFSYKTRMRAHMLAHDGENNFGCSACGERFSQMVELRSHMRTHTGEKPFSCPVCDKQFSQNSHLRSHMRTHTEEKPFSCPVCGKRCTQKSNMLTHMLTHTETKPFGCSVCGKTFAQKVSLIAHEEKHTGEKPFRCSVCGKGFSYKTRMRAHMLAHDGLNGFSCSVCGERFSQKAELRSHMRTHTGEKSFDCSLCGKSYSYKKSLAVHMRTHNGE